The following proteins are co-located in the Bacteroidales bacterium genome:
- a CDS encoding asparagine synthetase B family protein, with the protein MDNQYVNKVIDLTNPEKNVIYNMTHEEAVEAVRSGNTEAVRSIDGQFALVSVEGKTIRMARSIGRPIRYFIAKRPEGPNLIVAERIDVIFDYLKKEGLDHQFHPSYTRMAPAHYVTKIELLGCPDPNPVYTRFFTPERNKYKSSTTGKIGEEYINIVYEEIKKWLQFRAKTGPVGVTFSAGIDSGSVFLLTYHALKELGESPSRLKAFTLSIDGGGADLVQARKFLGSLNLEMFLEPIEVEYSSLDWKKAVKAVEDYKPLDIQSAAMNIALLQGIRSRYPEWKYILDGEGGDENLKDYPIEENPELTIKSVLNNLMLYHEGWGVDSIKHSLTYSGGLSRGYMRSFATADIAGFEGFSPYTLPNVIEISEGIPYIDMTNWDHKKLYDLKGEIVSKGVKAITGLDMPVFEKRRFQHGAASSSDFDKHFPLKEITYRKEFLSQYE; encoded by the coding sequence ATGGATAATCAATATGTAAATAAGGTAATAGACCTTACTAATCCGGAGAAGAATGTAATATACAACATGACTCATGAAGAGGCTGTTGAGGCTGTACGGTCAGGGAACACTGAGGCAGTACGCAGTATAGACGGACAGTTTGCGCTTGTATCGGTTGAAGGAAAAACTATAAGGATGGCAAGATCTATCGGAAGACCAATCCGGTATTTTATTGCAAAGCGTCCTGAAGGACCGAACCTTATCGTTGCTGAGCGCATAGACGTCATCTTCGATTACCTGAAAAAGGAAGGCCTCGATCATCAGTTCCACCCGTCATATACCAGGATGGCTCCCGCTCATTATGTTACAAAGATTGAACTGCTTGGCTGTCCCGATCCTAATCCTGTGTATACAAGATTCTTCACTCCGGAACGGAATAAGTATAAAAGCAGTACAACCGGTAAGATTGGGGAAGAGTATATTAATATAGTATACGAAGAAATTAAGAAATGGTTGCAGTTCCGGGCTAAAACCGGTCCGGTTGGAGTCACTTTTTCAGCAGGCATCGACAGTGGTTCTGTGTTCCTTCTGACCTATCATGCACTAAAAGAGCTGGGGGAAAGTCCTTCAAGGCTCAAAGCATTCACCCTGTCGATTGACGGTGGCGGGGCTGACCTGGTTCAGGCCAGAAAATTCCTGGGATCACTTAATCTTGAGATGTTCCTGGAGCCAATCGAAGTTGAATATTCATCACTCGACTGGAAGAAAGCTGTGAAAGCAGTAGAAGACTATAAACCTCTTGATATCCAGTCAGCAGCTATGAACATTGCGTTGCTTCAGGGCATCCGCTCACGCTATCCTGAATGGAAATATATACTTGATGGTGAAGGCGGTGATGAAAATCTGAAAGATTACCCTATCGAGGAGAATCCGGAACTGACAATTAAAAGTGTACTGAATAATCTGATGCTTTATCACGAAGGCTGGGGAGTTGATTCGATTAAACACTCATTAACCTACTCAGGAGGACTAAGCCGCGGATATATGCGCTCATTTGCTACCGCCGATATAGCAGGTTTTGAAGGTTTTAGTCCATATACTCTTCCAAATGTTATTGAAATCTCGGAAGGTATCCCCTACATTGATATGACCAACTGGGACCATAAAAAGTTATATGACCTTAAAGGAGAGATAGTTTCAAAGGGAGTAAAAGCCATCACAGGACTCGATATGCCGGTGTTTGAAAAAAGACGGTTCCAGCATGGAGCAGCCTCTTCATCTGATTTTGACAAGCACTTTCCTTTAAAAGAGATCACTTACAGGAAGGAGTTTCTTTCGCAGTATGAATGA
- a CDS encoding CRTAC1 family protein: MLSIFLICFPVLLTAQRNSVSFTDITKKAGIDFKYTLGDYSYVNIIESSGSGITIFDYNNDKLMDLFLMNGTYLEGISDPDGKVFKDTPDKLYKNNGDGTFTDVTKEAGIEDKHWSMAAGAIDIDSDGYQDLYLLNYGPNVFYRNNGNGTFSDITAELGLAGPGKLNGFTKWSIGVSFWDYNNDGRLDAMVGNFLAFDPKYVSTAGPGIMPHPSEYKGQASMLYEQQTDGRFIDVTKKNNLFYPDSKCMGLTVFDYDYDGDLDIFQANDHHFNYLFRNDKGVYKEVAIESGVAANSKGVGTGSMHGSLGDVDGDGWIDLLVTDLEYGALYRNMGNGLFTDITESSGIAGQMAGKGSWGAVLFDYDNDGDQDIVAADGTAEELILQLPLLLENDGTGKFKNAGPESSPYFSVKRSGRGLAILDYDNDGDLDVIISHVDKTATAALLRNDGGNKNNWLGITLLGKDGIGPAIGAKVTVTAGGRKQVLINQWTTSYLSNNDPRMHIGLGQQKQIDQLEIVWSDGKKEVFKNIVVNRYVVIRQGEGVVTEQVKGKR; encoded by the coding sequence TTGTTATCCATCTTTCTCATTTGTTTTCCCGTGCTGCTCACAGCTCAAAGAAATTCTGTCAGCTTCACAGACATAACAAAAAAAGCCGGAATTGACTTTAAATACACACTCGGAGACTATTCCTATGTAAATATCATTGAAAGCAGCGGATCGGGAATAACTATTTTTGATTACAACAATGATAAGCTCATGGATCTGTTCCTGATGAACGGAACGTATCTTGAGGGCATTTCGGATCCTGATGGTAAGGTATTTAAAGATACACCCGACAAGCTCTATAAGAATAATGGAGATGGTACTTTTACTGATGTCACTAAGGAAGCTGGAATTGAGGATAAACACTGGAGTATGGCTGCAGGAGCAATAGACATTGATTCAGACGGATATCAGGATCTGTATCTGCTAAACTACGGACCGAATGTATTTTACAGGAATAACGGTAACGGCACTTTCAGCGATATTACCGCAGAACTTGGTCTGGCAGGTCCCGGGAAACTGAATGGTTTTACAAAGTGGAGCATCGGCGTCTCATTCTGGGATTACAACAATGATGGACGCCTTGATGCAATGGTAGGTAACTTTCTTGCATTTGATCCCAAGTATGTCTCGACGGCCGGACCGGGTATCATGCCTCACCCTTCTGAATATAAAGGACAGGCATCGATGCTCTATGAACAACAGACTGATGGCAGGTTTATAGATGTCACAAAGAAAAACAACCTGTTTTATCCCGATTCAAAATGCATGGGACTGACAGTTTTCGATTATGATTATGACGGCGATCTTGATATATTCCAGGCGAACGATCATCACTTCAATTACCTGTTCAGAAATGACAAAGGTGTTTATAAAGAAGTTGCTATTGAGAGCGGTGTGGCAGCTAACAGCAAGGGTGTCGGTACAGGGTCGATGCACGGGTCGTTAGGCGATGTTGACGGCGACGGATGGATCGACCTGCTCGTGACTGACCTTGAGTACGGAGCTTTGTACAGGAACATGGGAAACGGCCTTTTTACAGATATTACAGAATCGAGTGGTATAGCAGGACAAATGGCAGGCAAAGGAAGCTGGGGAGCAGTATTATTCGATTATGACAACGATGGTGATCAGGATATTGTTGCAGCTGATGGAACTGCTGAAGAGCTGATACTTCAGTTGCCGCTGCTGCTCGAAAATGACGGAACAGGAAAATTTAAAAATGCAGGACCGGAAAGTAGTCCGTATTTCTCCGTAAAGCGTTCGGGCCGGGGACTGGCTATTTTGGATTATGACAATGATGGCGACCTGGATGTAATAATATCACATGTGGATAAAACAGCGACCGCAGCCTTACTGAGAAATGACGGCGGAAATAAGAACAACTGGCTTGGCATAACCTTACTTGGGAAAGATGGAATTGGTCCTGCTATAGGAGCAAAAGTAACTGTTACTGCAGGCGGTAGAAAACAGGTACTTATTAACCAGTGGACCACCAGTTATCTCTCAAACAATGATCCACGCATGCATATTGGTCTGGGACAGCAGAAACAGATTGATCAGCTCGAGATCGTTTGGTCTGATGGTAAAAAGGAGGTGTTTAAAAACATCGTGGTGAACAGGTATGTGGTTATTAGACAGGGAGAGGGAGTGGTAACTGAACAGGTAAAAGGTAAAAGGTAA